A genomic region of Zalophus californianus isolate mZalCal1 chromosome 11, mZalCal1.pri.v2, whole genome shotgun sequence contains the following coding sequences:
- the TRAF6 gene encoding TNF receptor-associated factor 6, with translation MSLLNCENSCGSGQSEGDCCGAMAGLCSTAAKDDSVGGTAGPGNLSSSFMEEIQGYDVEFDPPLESKYECPICLMALREAVQTPCGHRFCKACIIKSIRDAGHKCPVDNEILLENQLFPDNFAKREILSLMVKCPNEGCLHKMELRHLEDHQAHCEFALMNCPQCQRPFQKCLLNIHILKECPRRQVSCVNCAALMAFEDKEIHDQNCPLANVICEYCNTMLIREQMPNHYDLDCPTAPIPCTFSTFGCHVKMQRNHLARHLQENTQSHMRMLAQAVQSLSLALAPVPQRDMPPYDSSSVSRVSTPCHPEVHNFQETIQQLEGRLVRQDHQIRELTAKMETQSMYVNELKRTIRTLEDKVAEIEAQQCNGIYIWKIGNFGMHLKSQEEEKPVVIHSPGFYTGKPGYKLCMRLHLQLPTAQRCANYISLFVHTMQGEYDSHLPWPFQGTIRLAILDQSEAPVRQNHEEIMDAKPELLAFQRPTIPRNPKGFGYVTFMHLEALRQRTFVKDDTLLVRCEVSTRFDMGSLRREGFQPRSTDSGT, from the exons ATGAGTCTGCTAAACTGTGAAAACAGCTGTGGATCCGGCCAGTCTGAGGGTGACTGCTGTGGCGCTATGGCCGGCCTGTGTAGCACTGCAGCAAAAGATGACAGTGTGGGTGGAACCGCCGGCCCGGGGAACCTGTCCAGCTCCTTTATGGAAGAGATCCAGGGATATGATGTGGAGTTTGACCCACCCCTGGAAAGCAAGTATGAATGCCCCATCTGCTTGATGGCGTTAAGGGAAGCAGTGCAAACACCATGTGGCCACAGGTTCTGCAAAGCTTGCATCATCAAATCAATAAG GGATGCTGGTCACAAGTGTCCAGTTGACAATGAAATATTGCTGGAAAATCAACTATTTCCTGACAATTTTGCAAAACGAGAGATTCTTTCTTTGATGGTGAAGTGTCCAAATGAAGGTTGTTTGCACAAGATGGAACTGAGGCATCTTGag GATCACCAAGCGCATTGTGAGTTTGCTCTCATGAATTGTCCCCAGTGCCAGCGTCCCTTCCAAAAATGCCTACTTAATATTCACATTCTTAAGGAGTGCCCGAGGAGACAGGTTTCTTGCGTGAACTGTGCTGCGTTGATGGCATTTGAAGATAAAGAG aTCCATGACCAGAACTGTCCTTTGGcaaatgtcatctgtgaatacTGCAATACTATGCTCATCAGAGAACAG atGCCTAATCACTATGATCTAGACTGTCCAACAGCCCCAATTCCATGCACATTCAGTACTTTTGGTTGCCATGTAAAG ATGCAGAGGAATCACTTGGCACGCCACCTACAAGAGAATACCCAGTCGCACATGAGAATGTTGGCTCAGGCCGTTCAGAGTTTAAGCCTTGCTTTAGCTCCTGTACCTCAGCGTGATATGCCGCCATATGATTCTTCCTCTGTGTCCCGGGTCTCCACTCCGTGTCACCCTGAGGTCCATAATTTCCAAGAAACCATTCAGCAGTTAGAGGGTCGCCTTGTAAGACAAGACCATCAAATCCGAGAGCTAACTGCTAAAATGGAAACTCAGAGCATGTATGTAAATGAGCTCAAACGAACCATTCGAACCCTTGAAGACAAAGTTGCTGAAATAGAAGCGCAGCAGTGCAACGGGATCTACATCTGGAAGATTGGCAACTTTGGGATGCATTTGAAATCTCAGGAAGAGGAGAAACCTGTTGTCATTCACAGCCCTGGATTCTACACGGGCAAACCTGGCTACAAACTGTGCATGCGCCTGCACCTCCAGTTACCAACTGCTCAGCGCTGTGCTAATTATATATCCCTCTTTGTCCACACAATGCAGGGAGAGTATGACAGCCACCTGCCTTGGCCCTTCCAGGGTACAATACGCCTTGCAATTCTTGATCAGTCTGAAGCGCCTGTAAGGCAAAACCATGAAGAGATCATGGATGCCAAACCAGAGCTGCTTGCCTTCCAGAGACCCACAATCCCACGGAACCCAAAAGGTTTTGGCTATGTGACTTTTATGCACCTGGAAGCCCTAAGACAAAGAACCTTCGTTAAGGATGATACTTTGTTAGTCCGCTGTGAGGTCTCCACCCGCTTTGACATGGGCAGTCTCCGGAGGGAGGGTTTTCAGCCACGAAGTACTGATTCAGGGACATAG